In Cupriavidus sp. EM10, the genomic window AGCGTGCGCGAGGTCATACCTTCCCTCCGCGCATCAACACTCGATTTTCATAATCAATTCGAAGCACAATGGCCAGCGCCACGCAGTTCATCAAAATGCCCGAGCCGCCATAGCTCACCAGCGGCAGCGTCAGCCCCTTGGTGGGCAGCAGCCCCAGGTTCACGCCCATGTTGATGAAGGTCTGCCAGCCGACCCACACGCCGATGCCCTTGGCCACCAGGCCGGCGAACGTACGGTCCAGCTGCAGCGCGGTGCGGCCGATGTTGAAGCAGCGGCGCACCAGCCAGTAGAACAGCACGATCATCACCAGCACGCCGATAAAGCCAAATTCCTCGCCGATCACCGCCAGGATGAAGTCGGTATGCGCTTCGGGCAGGTAGTGCAGCTTCTCGATGCTGCCGCCCAGGCCCACACCAGTCCATTCGCCTCGGCCGAAGGCGATCAGCGAGTGCGTCAGCTGGTACGCCTTGCCCAGCGCGTTGCTCTCTTCCCACGGATTCAGGTACGCGAAGATCCGCTCGCGGCGCCATGGCGACGCCGTGATCAGCAGCGCGAACGCGCCAACAGCCACGCCCACCAGCCCCGCGAACAGCTTGCCGTTGATGCCGCCCAGGAACAGGATGCCCATGGCCACGGCCGCGATCACCAGGAACGCGCCCATGTCGGGCTCCAGCAGCAGCAGCATGCCCACCACCACCACGGCCACGCCCATCGGCAGGAAGCCCTTGCTGACGGTCTGCATCCATTCCTGCTTGCGCACCGTGTAGTTGGCCGCGTACAGCACCACGGCCAGCTTCATCAGTTCCGACGGCTGGAAGTTCATGACGCCCAGCGGAATCCAGCGCCGCGCGCCGTTCACGCCCTTGCCCACGAACGGCACCAGCACCAGCACCAGCAACACCAGCGCGATGATGAACAGCTTGGGCGCGTACTTGTCCCACACCTTCACCGGCACCTGGAACGCCGCCAGGCCCACCGACAGGCCGATAAACAGCGCGAACGCGTGGCGCACCAGGAAATGCACCTCGCGGTAATTGGCGTAGCGCGGCGAGTCGGGCAGCGCGATCGATGCCGAATAGACCATCACCAGGCCGAACGTCAGCAGCACGATGGCCACCCACAGCAGGGGCTGGTCGTACTCCATCATGCGCGAACGGGTGGGCTTGACGCCCGACACCGCGTCACGCAGCCCACCCCAGGCATTGCCGATGGTGGCGCCGATGAATCCGCTGCGCTTGACCTGCGAGTCGCTCATGGCATGATCCCCGGGACAGGGCCAGTTCTTCCACCGCGCCGCGGAATACCTGGGCGCGGTGCACGTAATTGCGGAACATGTCGAGGCTGGCACAGGCTGGCGACAGCAATACGACATCGCCCGATTCAGCCAGGCCCGCCGATTTCT contains:
- the ftsW gene encoding putative lipid II flippase FtsW, with translation MSDSQVKRSGFIGATIGNAWGGLRDAVSGVKPTRSRMMEYDQPLLWVAIVLLTFGLVMVYSASIALPDSPRYANYREVHFLVRHAFALFIGLSVGLAAFQVPVKVWDKYAPKLFIIALVLLVLVLVPFVGKGVNGARRWIPLGVMNFQPSELMKLAVVLYAANYTVRKQEWMQTVSKGFLPMGVAVVVVGMLLLLEPDMGAFLVIAAVAMGILFLGGINGKLFAGLVGVAVGAFALLITASPWRRERIFAYLNPWEESNALGKAYQLTHSLIAFGRGEWTGVGLGGSIEKLHYLPEAHTDFILAVIGEEFGFIGVLVMIVLFYWLVRRCFNIGRTALQLDRTFAGLVAKGIGVWVGWQTFINMGVNLGLLPTKGLTLPLVSYGGSGILMNCVALAIVLRIDYENRVLMRGGKV